The window ttttattattattattattattattattattattattattattattattattattattattattgttgttgttgttattatgggaTCACACATTTTCGTAAATATGATTTATACTGTAACCaactttaaaaagaagaaaattctcgTGATTTCTGTTGAAACCAAAGGCTTGTATAATAATGCTTTTTCActgaatttttaaatcatgATGAATGTTTGAGAacgtttctcctctttcttcctattcATTGTATTTTATCAGCTTATCTAATACATTAAaatcttatgaaattaattgcaATTTTGCAATGataaattctaaaataatattgataatattgtccTAATAAATCATAAGCTACATGTATACACATGACTCAACAAGGcagttaaatttaaatatataaaaaggatagaaTGGCATATTATTGGATCGACAATAAGATGATGTATGAATATTGAGAGAATTCATATACGTATCAGTATAGAAGCCAATGCAGATTTAAGCCTGTTGAAAATTCTCTTTATGTATactgttaatataaatttatgaataacGTCAAgataatacttgaaatcttTCTGATAGCAGTCATTTGTAATATGTACTGTATACATTGTTTACCTTTAAACAATAACTTGAAAAGTTCTtatattgttgtaatctttcCTGTtattaagaaatgaaaattacatataagGAAAAAGTTAACAAGCAATtctttagtaaaaaaaaaaacagcacTGAAATGTTGATACAGTTTTtgctattttaaaaattatactagCATTAGGTTAAACTGATGTTGTAAATCTATGATCGTTTAAAACTTCTATCCAATTAAGGAGTTTTGTAATTAGCTTTAAACACACTGTTAATGAGTCAATATCTTGTAGATTGCTCAAGAtacatttgataaataaatgcaattaTATTAGTTGCATGTAAACTCTTAGGACAACGATGATATGAGAATGCCATTTAACTAAATTTTTGGTCTCTTAATATATCCCAAAGAATAAGGTGTTCAGATTGTATTTTTGTGTTTGATTTAAGATATTAACCATTTAAAATACAGGAACGTGTTTATCCTGATCACATCATTAGTTGTTAATTTCGCAGTAACGATGAATTATatctaatgtatatatatataattgttgtcTATATCATTTcatgatattaatatagtatCGAAGTTATGATTGTATGGATAAACTACTGTTGCTATAATACTTATGATAAAGGATGTCTCCTGCAAACGTTAATcaagataaagtaaaataataatactgtaaATTTCATAATACTCGTGATTTTGCAACAAGTAGagataaataatcataattttaatttgcgTATTAATGCAAGTTTATTGCGTCTATTCAGGTACACCTATATGCTCATGTGCAATCATTGAGTACTGAAGCCACAATTGCTATATTTTAAGTTAAAAACACTTTGTAATGCTCACTATAAAAACATAGAAAACAATTTCAGTTTTAATTAATAGTTTTAATGAAAATCGATATATTGTAAACAAGTTTAAGGAAGAACTGAAATTGACTgacaaataatgaatataaattatttatgttgtGAAATGAACAAAAGATAGATGTGTTATAGAATTAATGTAGCAATCGTATATTTCTGAATGAAGCTTCTAATAATCATTGACATATACGTATCGATGCGATGAAATATGTCTCTTTTTTACGCACACATGGATTCATGTGCCGCAcgcggagaaaaaaaagacgaatgaGTGAATGAGACGAATAAAtgcgtgagaaagaaagaaagaattcggagaaaaataaaatcgtgctAGAGAATTCGATattgttatagatatataaaagtgcATAGTGTGTGAGAACCCAGTATTTATCTTAATGTATACTGCTTTGTGCCATGCAAAAGTATAAAATTCTACTGAAAATTTCACGCTCGgcaatattgctattattaggGAACTCAATCatgaattattttgttattgcttTCATAGCGATATTATGATTTGAAACattgatatatttcataaatgcaacgttatcgatattttataccATAATACAAAAGTTAATCCttggataattatttatatgtgaATATATGAAAAGTATATGATATACGATAATGTAGACAGATTTAatgaacaataattaattgcCGCATAATcatacatacaaaaaaaaaaaaaaaaagagaaagaaaaatagaaacgcttgtaatattaacagtaaattattaacgatccGAATGAAATGCACTAAAATGATGTGCGTTGCTTGCCTAATATACAAGCATTTTGttgaatatatcaaataagaaaatttacattatattccCAAAGCGTTTTCATTTTTAGTTAAAGAGAAATGTCCATCACGTATAAATGTCATAAATCTTCCAGAAGTCTACAAAAAAGAACCAAATAAACTTGGAAATCATGTAATAACAAATCCTaaagaaaatctatatatttttaatttaattatgccATCCTATCTATCTCAATTCAGGATTGAACTACCCATTGCATGCATTTGcaataaagaaacaattatttattgcaCATACATAGATGATTAcgcatttttttctaaatttgtttaaacaaattatttgatatataggataaacgaataataatgtcaatgtgaaatgttataaatataaatgtacgttaaaatcgaaaatttttatattactttcaaATACTATGAACACAAATTCAAATTTGATTTCTGGTCGATGAAGAAAACGACGTTAGAAATGTTAATTTTTCGAAACTTGTCCAAATATTGGAAAGGAAGTAGAATTAAAAGTTAATAagttaattgataaataagaaaatatttcttatcgtattaacacgtaaaattttctaattatttggGATATCATATTCAgattaaatatacatgtatttagaAAGATTCAAGGTTACATGATTCAATGATAGATGGCACAATAGATACATACGATACCTATAACAATGCGTGTCCAGTCTTCCGAAGTTGGGTTGCTTGCATTATTGAAATAAGTGCCGATGGATTAGTacgtttgaattttttctttgatgttAATAATAAGTGATTAAATGGATATTTTATTGCAACTTCATCGATGCAGatgtaattcatttttaagattaaaaatagcATCTTACCGACATGTAAGTACTTGCGAAAGTACAGTGCTCAAGAAATTAGATCAAGCAAAGATTAACGAgtctattataaataaagaaacgataaataaactTGAAAAATTATCCTTAATTGGATATGATAATGATCGTGGTATTGCGATCTTAAAAGCAGCTGTGAATTTTTCCGAACGTTTACGAAATTTTGAAATACCCGAAGAAGTTCAACCACTGTACAATCCTTTAGaagagaataatttatatttacgagAGGACAAGGTGCTGGACATTAATAATCGTCgggaaattttaaaaaatgcaGCAGTtttagaagaagaatattttatagtaCCTTTGCAAAGTCTTAAGAATAAATCATGAGTATAGAACATGTTCTAAAAACTATAGGTACAACGTTCATAAACTTCTCTAAGAATGGATTCACTTATGGATTGCAAGGTAATATGCTTCTTAGAAATCTGGAGGCACATTGGTTTTTACATTGTGTCACTATGTCACCGTACAATGTTTTTGTAACTACAACAGATAGGATGAAACATACTGTAcaagtattaaataatatgaatataaatgaaatacctTATGGACTTGCTATGATAGAAGATTCCAAAACTTCTTGGAATCAATTAATTTGGCCATTAGAATGTAAAGTGACCTCTCATAAAATTGCAAAGGCTATTACATTTGCACATAACTCTCAatcaaaagatttattttataaaaaacaaagagaaaggaaaatgtgGTGGCGCAAGCTTAGTCAAAACCCTTCAAGAGTTCTACTTACTGAATCGAGAAAActaaaaaatcgtgaaataattGACATTGAagtattatttccttttggtAATATTATTGTAGAGTCCATTATTTATCAACACGATGTACACAAACTATTTGTAGAGGTATTATCTTATTCATATAACAAATATGTAAAATCCATATAACTTAGAAAAATAGTTACCTAATTAATCTATTTGCAGGCTACAAATTCTAAATATGATATTACCGATGTGCATATAATTGAACATGTTGCTTCCTTAGATTGGGGTTGTTTGGCATTACTTTCTGACAGTTATGAAGATGGTAAATCTAATCAAATATTGTTACAtccaaagatttcaccatatAAAGTTGCTTTTtgcattgaaaaagaaagtaatgaaACAGATTCAGATACAGAGAAGTTAAgtcgttttataatatatttaaataatatacttaGAACGAAAGGTTTTGAAACTATATTAGTGAATACAAAAGAAGTAATTGAAATGTGCCTAGTTCCTTTTGTTGTCATTGTAGGTCAGACTAGTCTCAAAAATGGCATAATACACATTACGAGTAGATCCACGACTCTTGCAGAAGCAATTCATTTTACAGATTTGGTAAAATATATTGCTTTGCGATGTAGTCATTCAGCTtaacaataaatcaatatttgtaaatcaagtcttctttcttttttatctttctaataatattatactactAATCTATATGTATTTCTTCATAGTTTCTCGTTCAATAAGACACTTgtacaataattttcataaatgatgttggataataaaaaaaattatagaattattttgaactttattctattttagtttctgcttatttaaataatacgttttaccaatttaataattttacaatgcaAAGTATAACCATTTTGCACTTCACTTTTCAAGAAATACTTCTCTGGTGGAAATTACAAAATACCTGTATATCACCTatagtttatttaaattaataaactaaactattctatattatgatagtcatatttaattaataaaagttataacaatttaaatgTTACAGACAATAGTTACACTTCTATTTTCCTGACTGGTCTATCCAATATCCAACTTcacttcttttatatcttatatggACCTATACATTGTCACATAAGTATCTCTTCTTTATAATACAAAGGTGCCAAATGCAGTTTTGATGCGCGAGAATACATTTTTATGCAGGATTTCATGTCTTATAAAATTTAGTAACAATGTAGAAAACATGAATACtacaaaaaatgattataaatcatgcgtgataatgaataatgaataaCTCGGAATTTCAGGAAATTTGGAGGCATACTCGTGTGCGTGTGCATACTTCTGTCAAATATAATCAACtcttaataaaattcaaatgatGATTATGTTGTGACTGACAGGCAGTTTGATGTACTTTCAAAGAAGTATGTTAGGATCCGGTTAAGCAGGTAGCTGTAGCTTTTTGCCTTTCAGTACTTTGGTAATATAGAGGTAgaaaaaatcacaataaaGAACTGTTTGAACCAAGCCAGCGACAATTGCGATCAAATCATAATGATCTTCtgcataataacggtaaacccaatttaataaatataagccTCTATAGGTACCTAAAGCAAAGAGATAATGACTGGTAATGCTCTCTGCTTCGCCTGTTTTGGAGACAAGAAATAATTGTGGTAATATTGCGAAAGACTCCAAATAAATGCTAAAGGTCCATAAAACTTCTACAACCGATGGTTCATGATTGATCAATAAAGCTAGTACAAAGGTAGGTAGAACTAAAAATTCAATTCTGAAACATACAAGACACacattatttgttaataaaacaTGAAACACACAAAGTGTAGTTTATAATCATAAACtgttaaagattatatatatatatatatatatgtgtatatatatatatatatatgtatatatatatacctgaaAGTATCATGATTATGATCATATGTAGCCTTAAATTTCATATACATTAGATAAATCGTTGTATATGATGCTGAGAGAAATATAATCTTCATAAAAGTGTTGTAGGCTGAAATGTATGTGTTTACCAGATCTAGATATCGTGTCGTGTAAACTAGTGCAAATAATATTTGCGATTTTCCGCTGATACCTATATATcatttgtattaaataaattatagataaatattgaatattgaagaataatcaataaaaacgtgttaaaagtaacaaaatattagatagagaaatcattaatatatcatGGTTAGTATTGAAAGACGACAATACAAACCGGCACAACTTCGTGTTTTCcatatttttaatagcaaTATAATAATGGCTAAAAGGTGCGATAAGTCACCTAAGAGGCGAAAAATGTTCATATCTTCGTTTACTAATCACTAATTCCTTCACACAAAGGATAAAACCACACAGTGCACCAATCTCTTAACGCATCTAAATATGACGTGGCTTTAGACGCTGCATTGGCAGATGGCCGAACGATTAGTACTATTTCAGCCGGAAGtgtatacgtatttatgtgaATGAAACGTCCTCCTTTGTTCTTCTTAAATACTATTTACAAATGcatttaaatataagaaacaCCTTTATCtttgagaatatttataaatattttcatcttctacatgataatcttaataatttatttaaaaaaaattatataaagaagaaaaaaattccttGTAGTTTGATTCGCCCGCGCATTGTTTCCACAAAATGTTtaccaataatatttttacaccGCGTTGGgcgtattaatttttatgccAATTTTTCGTAAtccttatttaaataatatattttttgttaataaaatcttCTTAACCACGccgaatttttttcaaaatattatctgTTGATACAtctaaaaatagtatatataagatatattttgaTTGTTAATTATTGATACAATTTTCCATCCagagattttaattttcaaaagtttGCAAAAATTAATCTATATGATTACTAATCTTGCCAATAGATGGTTACTGTATGGTTACTTTGCAAAGTAAACAATTTGAATAGGTTGCAAGTAAAatctgaaattatttttattgtttattagtTTATTAGAAGTTGTgatgaaaaatggaaaatgccGAAttagaacgaataaaaataaaactccTTAAAGAAACATCTGCTTTGGAAAAAGAACTCAAAGAGCAAGAAAGCATTGGACATCAACAATTATCTTCTTTGGCCgagtactatatatatatatatatatacacacatatatatatattttttttatttatagataaatatataataatttttaataatgttaatattatacaattattatttttacagaaATGCAAAAGAAGACTATATGAATAAATCTTCattggaagaaaataataaattgtgtGATTTTTCACATCACCTAACTGGAATAATGTTTAAAGATGCGAAAAAAGATTGGAttgatgataaaatttataagtatACAGCTAATGTAGTAACCAAAGCTATTAGCTTTTATTTAGAATTAACCATGGATTTGAAAGTATTGATATGGCAAATTCCtaaaatcttatttatatgGTAGGGTATAAATTTAGttaatttattactatatattatttatttaggaTGATCCTGATTTCGAAGTAATTGATATAACTTGTCACTTTATGGATGTTCCACCTTGTTTTATGTTAGAAATGACACCGTGGGTTCAATTTCTTGCtaagttaaaaaatttctccttttttatgtctggtaattcaaatattaaattacttaataagttatgtaaaataagaatttaaaataCTGTTATGTATTTCAGCAATCTCTGATTATAGTCAATATAATGTTTTGCGCAACAAAATTGTAAATTCTTTacatactaataattatataaatttttataatcatgaAGAAGGAAATGGTGGAATTTTATTAGATCTAAAATCACCGAAAAACCCAGACCAGATATATCTAAAATATCAATggtcattgaaattttttgaaaaaaccTGTCATATAGAgcattattttacaataaatgcTACGGAATTTGGTACTGATACAATAGTtccttaattttgttatattgttaataccatatatttttttctttatttgtaattattttaggCATGGAATTTGTTGAAGCAAATACTTCATTACTTAAGCAATTTTGCAAGTTGAATCTCAAGAAGAAAGATCTAATTGAACTATGGGCACAATTATGTACTGCTATTGACAtttatgaagataaaaatatatgaaatattcaatgtttaaatatatatatatgtatatacacacaattcACCATTTATACGATAAATTTGTTCCTGAAAAATCCATATGAATGAAAACCGTAAAAAGAATACAATgcatatagaaaaatagaagaataatTCCAGTGTGAAAACCCtatgcaaataataaattattttcaaacaaaaaatatgaaaatctgAATAAAactctatttaattttattaattttatactaCATGTATAAAACTTCAAAAATTAGTATGTATCAACTCTATCACAACTTTCATGAACAATTCAATTGTGAACGAATCACATTAAGGCCTAAAgtctaaaaaaaatgatgcTTTATTCTAATGTTTTCTCTTTACAAACAGTACGATGACTGCCTATATGTATCATTCTTTCGCTTTTTAGCTTGACTCTTACACTACACACAAAAAGACGCAACCCAGACAAAAGGTTAAAAAATTGAGAGGGTTCTCTAAAATTAAAGTTTAAGTACATATGTACCGTTGTaggaaattatatttataatggaaatGTGCTTTTAACAGAATTGAATTTAaactaaaatatttaaaataaacattatttaaactgtattaaattaaaatatatagtaaaaaagtagagttgtttttgttttttaaattatattattttaaagtcgtgtaaaaaaaaaattgtgtaaaaatagaattaagaaattaagaattaatagaattaataaataataagaattgtatcaatacatattttataaattgttgTAAACTTTTATAATACAATGATCAATAATTGTGTTTTTATTGCCCTCCAACATCCTTTAACCATATTAATTCATTGTATAGTCTTATATACTAAAAATTTTCGTACAATAAAAACGCGTTAAAAAAATTagttttatgtaataatatacacaaaaattttcactttataaaaatgcaaaaatattgaagtaattctaataaaatattttacgattaattGTCAATTATAGTGTTCttacaattatatatcattaatttatatgagGATAAAATgacttataaaatttaatatgataatattatatcgaaatttgtaataattttgatactttattaacaatatt is drawn from Vespa crabro chromosome 19, iyVesCrab1.2, whole genome shotgun sequence and contains these coding sequences:
- the LOC124430616 gene encoding DNA polymerase subunit gamma-2, mitochondrial isoform X1 — translated: MSIEHVLKTIGTTFINFSKNGFTYGLQGNMLLRNLEAHWFLHCVTMSPYNVFVTTTDRMKHTVQVLNNMNINEIPYGLAMIEDSKTSWNQLIWPLECKVTSHKIAKAITFAHNSQSKDLFYKKQRERKMWWRKLSQNPSRVLLTESRKLKNREIIDIEVLFPFGNIIVESIIYQHDVHKLFVEATNSKYDITDVHIIEHVASLDWGCLALLSDSYEDGKSNQILLHPKISPYKVAFCIEKESNETDSDTEKLSRFIIYLNNILRTKGFETILVNTKEVIEMCLVPFVVIVGQTSLKNGIIHITSRSTTLAEAIHFTDLVKYIALRCSHSA
- the LOC124430616 gene encoding DNA polymerase subunit gamma-2, mitochondrial isoform X2, which encodes MSIEHVLKTIGTTFINFSKNGFTYGLQDRMKHTVQVLNNMNINEIPYGLAMIEDSKTSWNQLIWPLECKVTSHKIAKAITFAHNSQSKDLFYKKQRERKMWWRKLSQNPSRVLLTESRKLKNREIIDIEVLFPFGNIIVESIIYQHDVHKLFVEATNSKYDITDVHIIEHVASLDWGCLALLSDSYEDGKSNQILLHPKISPYKVAFCIEKESNETDSDTEKLSRFIIYLNNILRTKGFETILVNTKEVIEMCLVPFVVIVGQTSLKNGIIHITSRSTTLAEAIHFTDLVKYIALRCSHSA
- the LOC124430618 gene encoding ER lumen protein-retaining receptor, which encodes MNIFRLLGDLSHLLAIIILLLKIWKTRSCAGISGKSQILFALVYTTRYLDLVNTYISAYNTFMKIIFLSASYTTIYLMYMKFKATYDHNHDTFRIEFLVLPTFVLALLINHEPSVVEVLWTFSIYLESFAILPQLFLVSKTGEAESITSHYLFALGTYRGLYLLNWVYRYYAEDHYDLIAIVAGLVQTVLYCDFFYLYITKVLKGKKLQLPA
- the LOC124430613 gene encoding uncharacterized protein LOC124430613, giving the protein MENAELERIKIKLLKETSALEKELKEQESIGHQQLSSLAENAKEDYMNKSSLEENNKLCDFSHHLTGIMFKDAKKDWIDDKIYKYTANVVTKAISFYLELTMDLKDDPDFEVIDITCHFMDVPPCFMLEMTPWVQFLAKLKNFSFFMSAISDYSQYNVLRNKIVNSLHTNNYINFYNHEEGNGGILLDLKSPKNPDQIYLKYQWSLKFFEKTCHIEHYFTINATEFGMEFVEANTSLLKQFCKLNLKKKDLIELWAQLCTAIDIYEDKNI